GTGCTTGAATTCAAAACATTATTGGTAGATGCTGACCCACAGGCCAACAGTACTACAGGTGTTGGATTTGACCTGCACAATATTACAAGCAGCTTATATGATTGCATGGTGAATAATGCAGTTGCAGCGGATGTGATACTTAAAAGTGAGATCCCCAATCTTGATATCATTCCCTCACATATTGACCTTGTAGGTGCTGAGATTGAAATGATCAACTACCCGAATCGTGAGAATGTGATGAAGGGAATTTTAGATGCAGTAAAAGATCGTTATGACTTTATCATCATTGACTGCTCGCCTTCATTGGGATTAATTACCGTAAACTCACTCGTTGCATCTGATAGTGTGATCGTGCCTGTACAATGTGAATTTTTTGCCTTGGAAGGATTAGGAAAACTATTGAATACCATCAAAATTGTGCAGAGTCGTCTGAATCCTGAATTACAAATTGAAGGTATCTTAATGACCATGTATGACGGTCGCTTGCGCTTATGCAACCAAGTGGTAAGTGAAGTGAGAAGACATTTTGATGAAATGGTTTTTTCTACCATCATCCACCGAAATACTCGTCTGAGTGAGTCACCAAGTGTGGGCAAACCTGTGATCCTGTATGACGCTGAAAGTAAAGGAGCTATCAATTATCTGAATTTGGCCAAAGAGATCTTACAGAACAATGGTTTGACCAAAATGTCTAATGAAGAGAGAATTATTGAATAGTTTATAGACCATGGACGAAGGTCTAAAAATCAATACCATGACCAACCCAAAACAAAATAAAGAATTGATCGGTAAAGGGCTTCGCTCTTTATTACAGAATATTGATGCCGATCTGAAAACTACCAGTGGCGCTTTGAAAACGGATGTCGTAGAACAAGTAACTACGATCAACAGAATTCCTTTGAGTGATATTCAGATCAATCCCAAGCAGCCCAGACGTGATTTTGACGAACAAGCTTTGAATGAATTGGCGGAGTCATTAAAAATCCACGATATCATTCAACCTTTAACTGTTTCCAAGTTAGCCAATAATAAATACCAACTGATCGCAGGTGAACGTCGTTTCCG
Above is a genomic segment from Sediminibacterium sp. KACHI17 containing:
- a CDS encoding AAA family ATPase, with protein sequence MARIIGVANQKGGVGKTTTAINVAASLAVLEFKTLLVDADPQANSTTGVGFDLHNITSSLYDCMVNNAVAADVILKSEIPNLDIIPSHIDLVGAEIEMINYPNRENVMKGILDAVKDRYDFIIIDCSPSLGLITVNSLVASDSVIVPVQCEFFALEGLGKLLNTIKIVQSRLNPELQIEGILMTMYDGRLRLCNQVVSEVRRHFDEMVFSTIIHRNTRLSESPSVGKPVILYDAESKGAINYLNLAKEILQNNGLTKMSNEERIIE